A stretch of the Acanthochromis polyacanthus isolate Apoly-LR-REF ecotype Palm Island chromosome 22, KAUST_Apoly_ChrSc, whole genome shotgun sequence genome encodes the following:
- the LOC127531937 gene encoding NHS-like protein 1 isoform X3, whose translation MREGGETQRGIWSYFSLWTHNRHTTDSQQTHKHVDGQWASEGSMLYVKGDGESRWSVHYTTQKPRQGLRFIAGKKRAGSADDLRACPGLARPRPQSPGLDQSEDSSRRRLRDKGRSMSSASSDEDERFILNNTRPLTPLVLNPVQLTSCWDVFSPAYEPTVGMEMELPPRLPTPEERMRQQAKAVAADVVPINVTGESFDRQASFRRTLSNADSLTRRPRNLNRRKTVTGIPNDVSPKTSVSTVLPGQFSTVGRPASASCSSSNQSEATEVEENGGIRKDGQSRRIRAPRGEGMSSLMASLTSSPRVQNHSSEFHSLPRPATNSSLNSEASCTSASYRMLSASSSCYQSQDLQGFPSDLQPLLPFDSTARVLPQSPFSSSSVHGSPPTSEWSYSRNKPLNEGPSSTHYLSCSSITDSESQFSYQALDEQTQTHQSTQHFYDCDSYSGDRWSHQPLSPSSSVHSSAVQDTTCVSEESWNCNPLLSSGRSTPSCTDSNSLCSEKMTSSPSLSREKRRSSTSSSTSYYRTATRSISLRKSKRPPPPPLRSDSLRRRSGRSKPSRYSTSPRLEHTTKCKSSSQTYHDPWVPRIKRRQSGLNCGTVTTFEPLSPDCQASAESPTPDHQPTTPDHPPVRTPASPHSGEGGLRLTLNPQPAGSSVSGLQRLASPSSGYSSQSNTPTPGTPLSSPLTPSSPLTASPGAFSLPPTSPFSTSSSVPLSPVASSLPRTRSRADGKPKPLVPERKSSLLSSLSSSFSSTSSLSSCTSLESSAKLPLLPPPPPPPPPPTPLPESSSSLPLAPPLLTKLSVAPPPLSSLPPPPTLPPPPPPPPLPPFSRPPPPPYSFAVRHSSYPPPPASPPPPPSLELPDMPIADLPPPPPPPPLPPLSMPSASPLPSLNACAKVATPPCPLVTAKALQGVKLRSVKNLDALQANAASSDGAVQTHADMSSANSNHANANQDQPSAMSDKVNRDCLANTDVGLAGPGSQHAFCDVAPNEANISSALMGNASPKDPADADAKHPELKSNHNDYRQAGSEMATPNSESAYSHLQNLKGIICSPANQRSSGPQTSSDETPQNIQSDERGSEDSHMYATHTKYTYVSNQVISPDSPWVKMPDDENHIDTIIQHAHLQQQVKDTVLTDAKLTEHAETHRVSKTVPSVEKNDKIKSRMQNLGAADLAYADMKTINSNFRTSSPKKLCSPEKPVPPKKPDLCILGVMGSPKTRRGQSGGKSREKVSALSSEPPVDSLDICLHTHVTHDAPSPKHSTCTADNSVRPAHLMDATTADIATLSPASSPQWQKPPILHKKPDLLLTSPQTTEPLFASKNKKRAFKGTSKTSSISQTQTTTGTSSTLEIVGTAGSMGTAGSMGTAGIMSTTESMCTSGSMGPSGIMGTSGSMGTSGMIGTLGIIGTMGMMGTSEIMATTGARNTETSSTFKTIYGTHHPSGIIGHGTYSSLGSSGSHAAAYTWTGGSQTGVTRITKTRLYQGDEKTFQRRMMRSSLAEDDEEDEKERALERGMKAMMMMTASSSTKIKDKARKRRKRRPGRQLLMMSSTMAPSPSSSSSSSSSSSSSSSSGDERDVTKDRIMQAIQKRATKMCDQETSDSESSCVLIGQSRYSLSSALSTDSLRGELSLPDLLIQEPDEGEVERGNEETQRKGKQTKEGSGSSDGKSAELFINVSADQMFVPVRPRTTEDLFAVIHRSKRKMFGRKDSKDVRNHSSSSSSSSPMTPTDPLTRPTRPAALRGQRCQRSESFKALLLRKGSRTDASSRVSAVEQLRKVATSSIAELQTKPPDPVQPFILPPRSPSVQDFSTMFSDDLTRLLLTSSSSPFYFLTSPSPVRPRSLTPPCSASRRFAARRRLFATPMTAISEGDGEEEEEEEVFRGARESNLRSVEIS comes from the exons atgagagagggaggggagacCCAGAGAGGAATCTGGAGTTACTTCAGTCTGTGGActcacaacagacacacaacagactcacaacagacacacaaacatgtcgATGGACAGTGGGCGAGCGAGGGCAGCATGCTGTATGTAAAAG GAGATGGTGAAAGCAGGTGGTCTGTTCACTACACTACCCAGAAGCCCCGGCAGGGTCTACGCTTCATCGCCGGGAAGAAACGAGCAGGAAGCGCCGATGACCTGCGAG CATGTCCCGGACTAGCTCGGCCCCGCCCACAGAGCCCAGGCCTCGACCAATCAGAGGACAGCTCTCGGCGGCGCTTGAGGGACAAAGGCAGGAGTATG tcGTCGGCATCCTCAGATGAAGACGAGAGGTTCATCTTGAACAACACGCGCCCTCTGACTCCGCTGGTCCTGAACCCTGTCCAGCTCACCTCTTGCTGGGACGTCTTCTCGCCAGCCTACGAGCCGACGGTGGGCATGGAGATGGAGCTGCCGCCTCGACTGCCGACGCCAGAGGAGAGGatgaggcagcaggcgaaggcGGTCGCTGCTGATGTTGTCCCCATCAACGTAACGG GTGAGAGTTTTGATCGTCAGGCCAGTTTTCGAAGAACTCTTTCCAACGCTGACTCGCTAACCAGGCGACCCCGTAACCTCAACCGCCGAAAGACGGTTACTGGGATACCAAATGATGTCAGCCCCAAAACTTCAGTCTCTACGGTTCTTCCCGGTCAGTTCTCCACCGTGGGTCGACCTGCTTCcgcctcctgcagctcctccaacCAATCAGAGGCCACAGAGGTGGAGGAGAATGGAGGAATCCGGAAGGACGGACAGTCGAGGAGGATCCGAGCCCCTCGAGGAGAGGGGATGTCCAGCCTCATGGCCTCCCTTACTTCCTCCCCCCGTGTCCAAAACCACTCCTCGGAGTTCCACAGTCTCCCCCGTCCAGCAACCAACTCCTCTCTGAACTCTGAGGCCAGCTGTACCAGCGCCTCCTACAGGATGCTCAGCGCCTCCTCGTCCTGCTACCAG TCACAAGATCTCCAGGGTTTCCCCAGCGACCTCCAGCCCCTGCTGCCATTTGACTCCACAGCCAGAGTCTTGCCGCAGTCTCCTTTCTCCTCTTCGTCCGTCCACGGTTCGCCCCCAACATCAGAGTGGTCTTACTCAAGAAATAAGCCCCTGAATGAGGGTCCTTCCTCCACCCACTacctctcctgctcctccatcACTGATTCAGAGTCTCAGTTTAGCTACCAGGCTCTGGATGAGCAGACCCAGACCCACCAGAGCACTCAGCATTTCTACGATTGTGACTCTTACAGTGGGGACAGATGGAGCCACCAGCCCCTGTCCCCCAGCTCCAGTGTCCACAGCAGTGCTGTCCAGGACACAACATGTGTTTCTGAGGAAAGTTGGAACTGCAACCCCCTGCTCTCCTCTGGTCGCTCCACCCCCTCTTGCACTGACAGCAACTCCTTGTGCTCTGAGAAGATGACCTCCTCTCCCTCGCTAAGCCGAGAGAAAAGGAGGTCCAGCActtcttcctccacctcctaCTATCGCACTGCCACCCGCAGCATTTCCCTCCGCAAGTCCAAGCGACCACCTCCTCCGCCGCTACGCTCGGACTCTCTGAGACGACGATCTGGTCGGAGCAAACCCTCCCGCTATTCGACCAGTCCCCGCCTGGAGCACACCACCAAGTGCAAGTCATCTTCCCAGACCTACCACGATCCCTGGGTGCCCCGGATCAAAAGACGCCAGAGTGGATTGAACTGTGGGACCGTCACAACCTTTGAACCTCTAAGTCCAGACTGCCAGGCATCTGCTGAGTCTCCTACTCCTGATCACCAACCAACCACCCCGGACCACCCTCCTGTCCGCACCCCGGCATCTCCACATTCAGGAGAGGGAGGCCTCAGACTTACTCTCAATCCCCAACCTGCTGGCTCCTCTGTGTCTGGGCTCCAGCGCCTCGCTTCGCCCTCCAGTGGTTACTCCAGCCAGTCCAACACCCCAACTCCTGGCACTCCACTGTCTTCCCCcctcaccccttcctcccctctcACAGCCAGTCCTGGAGCCTTTTCCCTCCCCCCAACCTCCCCTTTCTCCACTTCATCCTCTGTCCCCCTTTCACCCGTCGCCTCCTCCTTGCCCAGGACAAGGTCTCGGGCCGATGGGAAGCCGAAGCCACTGGTGCCAGAAAGGAAGTCATCACTCCTGTCCTCCTTGTCgtcctccttttcctccacctcctccctctcATCCTGCACCTCCTTAGAGTCTTCGGCCAAACTTCCTCTCctgccgcctcctcctcctcctcctcctcctcctactcctcTGCCAGAATCGTCCTCCTCTTTGCCTCttgctcctcctcttctcaccAAACTCTCTGTAGCTCCTCCTCCACTttcatctcttcctcctcctcctactcttcctcctccccctcctcctcctcctctacctcctttCTCCcgacctcctcctcccccctacTCCTTTGCTGTGAGACACAGCAGctaccctcctcctccagcttctccacctcctccaccatctTTAGAACTCCCAGACATGCCAATCGCTGACCTTCCTCCTCCACCGCCACCTCCTCCGCTTCCTCCTCTCTCTAtgccctctgcctcccccctcccctctctaAATGCTTGTGCTAAAGTGGCCACGCCTCCCTGCCCTCTGGTCACCGCCAAAGCTCTGCAGGGCGTCAAGCTTCGCTCTGTGAAGAACCTGGATGCCCTGCAGGCCAATGCTGCATCTTCTGATGGTGCAGTCCAAACCCATGCTGACATGTCATCAGCTAATTCTaaccatgctaatgctaaccagGACCAACCATCTGCTATGTCCGATAAAGTAAATCGTGATTGCCTGGCCAACACCGATGTGGGACTTGCTGGACCGGGATCACAACATGCTTTCTGTGATGTAGCTCCCAATGAAGCTAACATATCTAGTGCGTTAATGGGTAATGCTAGCCCTAAAGACCCAGCCGATGCTGACGCAAAGCACCCGGAACTCAAATCAAATCACAATGATTACAGACAAGCAGGAAGTGAGATGGCAACACCCAACAGTGAGTCAGCTTATTCTCATCTTCAGAACTTAAAAGGCATTATTTGTAGCCCTGCTAATCAGAGAAGCTCTGGGCCTCAGACAAGCAGTGATGAAACTCCTCAAAACATCCAGTCTGATGAACGGGGAAGTGAAGACTCACACATGTATGCTACACATACGAAATACACATACGTAAGCAATCAAGTCATCAGTCCTGACAGTCCTTGGGTAAAAATGCCTGATGATGAAAATCACATTGACACAATTATCCAACATGCGCATTTACAACAGCAGGTAAAAGATACAGTGCTAAcagatgctaagctaacagagCATGCAGAGACACATAGAGTAAGCAAAACGGTACCATCAGtagagaaaaatgacaagatCAAATCTCGAATGCAGAATCTTGGTGCTGCTGATCTGGCCTACGCTGATATGAAAACCATTAACAGTAACTTCAGGACAAGCAGCCCCAAGAAGCTCTGCTCACCAGAGAAGCCAGTTCCACCAAAGAAGCCTGATCTTTGTATCCTGGGTGTCATGGGTTCCCCCAAGACCAGGCGAGGACAAAGTGGAGGAAAGAGCAGGGAAAAAGTTTCAGCTCTTTCTTCGGAGCCCCCTGTGGACTCATTGGACATTTGTTTGCATACACATGTGACCCATGATGCACCTTCACCGAAGCACTCCACGTGCACCGCTGACAACTCGGTGAGGCCTGCACATTTGATGGATGCAACAACTGCAGACATTGCCACACTTTCACCTGCCAGCTCCCCTCAATGGCAGAAACCACCAATTTTGCACAAGAAGCCAGATCTCTTATTGACCTCACCCCAAACAACCGAACCTCTCTTTGCATCTAAGAATAAAAAAAGGGCCTTCAAAGGAACCTCCAAGACCAGTAGTATTTCACAGACTCAGACCACCACAGGGACCAGTAGCACCCTAGAAATAGTGGGCACCGCTGGGTCCATGGGCACCGCTGGGTCCATGGGCACTGCTGGGATCATGAGCACCACTGAGTCCATGTGCACTTCTGGGTCCATGGGCCCCTCGGGGATCATGGGCACTTCTGGGTCCATGGGTACCTCGGGAATGATAGGCACATTGGGAATCATTGGTACCATGGGGATGATGGGCACCTCGGAAATCATGGCTACTACAGGGGCCAGAAACACTGAGACCAGTAGCACCTTCAAAACCATCTATGGAACCCATCACCCATCAGGGATTATAGGTCATGGTACCTACAGCAGCTTGGGGAGCTCAGGGTCCCATGCAGCTGCTTACACCTGGACAGGGGGCTCCCAAACTGGGGTAACGAGGATCACCAAGACAAGACTTTATCAGGGTGAtgagaaaacatttcaaaggAGGATGATGAGGTCATCACTGGCTGAAGATGATGAGGAAGATGAGAAGGAAAGGGCATTAGAGAGAGGGATGAAggcaatgatgatgatgacggcATCATCCAGTACAAAGATAAAAGACAAAGcaaggaagaggagaaagaggagaccAGGCAGGCAACTgctgatgatgtcatcaacaATGGCACCCTCtccctcatcatcatcctcatcatcatcgtcgtcgTCCTCTTCGTCCTCATCTGGAGATGAACGAGACGTGACAAAAGACAGGATAATGCAAGCGATTCAGAAGAGAGCAACGAAAATGTGCGATCAAGAGACGAGTGACTCTGAAAGCTCCTGCGTTCTGATTGGTCAGAGCAGGTACTCGCTCAGCAGCGCACTGTCCACTGACAGCCTGCGGGGGGAGCTGTCacttccagacctcctgatccAGGAACCAGATGAGGGAGAGGTGGAGCGAGGAAATGAAGAAACCCAGAGGAAAGGGAAGCAGACAAAGGAGGGCAGTGGATCTTCAGATGGCAAGTCGG CCGAGCTGTTCATCAATGTGTCGGCAGATCAGATGTTCGTCCCCGTTCGGCCCCGAACCACAGAGGATCTATTCGCTGTCATCCACAG GTCTAAGAGGAAGATGTTCGGTCGAAAGGATTCAAAAGACGTCAGAAACCATTCATCgtcctcctcttcgtcctctCCGATGACCCCTACCGACCCCCTGACTCGCCCGACTCGACCTGCTGCCCTCCGAGGCCAAAGGTGTCAGAGAAGTGAAAGCTTTAAGGCTCTCCTGCTAAGGAAGGGGAGTCGGACTGATGCGTCGTCTCGGGTCTCGGCCGTCGAGCAGCTTCGTAAAGTTGCAACTTCGTCTATCGCTGAGCTCCAGACGAAGCCTCCAGACCCAGTCCAACCCTTCATCCTGCCGCCCAGGTCTCCGAGTGTTCAGGACTTCTCCACGATGTTCAGCGATGATCTGACTcgcctcctcctcacctcctcGTCCTCGCCCTTCTACTTCCTCACCTCCCCCTCCCCCGTGCGACCTCGCTCCCTCACCCCTCCCTGCTCGGCGAGCCGACGCTTCGCTGCCCGCCGACGCCTCTTCGCCACTCCCATGACAGCCATCTCTGAAGGGGatggcgaggaggaggaggaggaggaggttttcAGAGGTGCCAGAGAATCGAACCTGAGATCGGTTGAGATTTCATGA